The genomic DNA TGGCCCAGCAGAGGGGTCCTCCCTGCTCCTGTGGACAGATGGGCGTGTTCCAGGTGAGCACAAGAGACAGAGGTTTAATTCAGAAACTGTAGGTAAATATCTGTAACATGACAGTTGGCGGGGGACAGGGGGCCACTAGCCGCTCCCTCCCGTTCAGTACTCTTCCCCTTCCTCGGCCTCCGCTTCCACCGAGTCCACGCCCACCTCTTCGTAATCTTTCTCCAGCGCTGCCAGGTCCTCCCGGGCCTCCGAGAACTCGCCCTCCTCCATGCCCTCCCCCACATACCAGTGCACAAAGGCGCGCTTGGCGTACATGAGGTCGAACTTGTGGTCCAGGCGGGCCCAGGCCTCGGCGATGGCCGTGGTGTTGCTCAGCATGCACACGGCCCGCTGCACCTTGGCCAGGTCTCCCCCTGGGACCACCGTGGGGGGCTGGTAATTGATGCCCACCTGCCAAAGAAGGGGAGAAGGCACTGCGTGAAGCTTCCGTCAATCCAGGAATGGTGGCTGCGTTTGTGGAAACAGAAGGCATGGAGGTGCCCACTGGTGACCCGGGGAGGCTGGGGCCACCCTGTACTCTGGGcccagctgtgtgccaggcaagGTGCCAGGAAAGCAGGGTTCTGGTTTCCAGACAAGGAAAGAGGAGCCCCAGAGCCTGCCACCCTGGCTCACACCCAAGCTGCTGGAGGGGCTGTGTCCCAGCAACTGTGACATGTGATAGGTACCCAGGTGATAGGACTATCTTCCCTCTAAGAAGGGACACTGCTTGGGATTCTTCATATGTTATTTTCTCCAGAGGGTTCAACAAGATAGGGATTAATGTCTGTAGCTGAGCCTTTTCCACCCAGGCAGATTCAGAGAACACAACTGTGGCAGAATCACGAGGGCAGGTCACACCCCCTGCTTTCCCAACAAACAGTGTACACATAGCAGAGTGACAAGCACACCGTCAGAGGTCCCTGACGCTGTGTGACCACTGCCATGGACGCGGCCCACATGAACGCTTAGTAAGAGGGAGGGAACGAGATCCCAGCACTGGGACCAAGGGAGAGGCAGTCCAAGCTTCAGACGAGGGATCACATGACCAGAGGTTTTGGCAGGAGATACAGGGTCTGTCAAGGGGGCTACAGCACACGTTCTAGGCTGCTGAGCCACAGGGGCTCTGTCACAGATACTCAACCCTGTCTTTGCAGCACAAGAGCTGCCACAACAATAAGCCAATGAGCGGGGATGGCTGTGCTCACatgaaaccattaacaaaaccaGGTGATGGGTCGGCCAGCTGTGCTGAGCCCTGGACCAGAGGAAGAAACCCAGACTCCTAGGTAAGAACCCACCGCAGCAGCGAGGGTCTGAGCCAGCGGAGGCCCTAAAAGCAGGGCTCAGGGAAGTACAGTTCCATTCCCAGAGGGAAGGTTGGGAATCAAGTAAGGAGCAAGGTTTCTGTCCTGTGTCCAGTGGAAGGTCGGAGCAAGATGGGTCTAAGGACAACCCAGGACACACTGTATAGGCTCCCCAATCTCCACTTCTCCACAGAAGGATTCATGACAGTGCTGTAAATCAAACGTTCCATACGACACTTAAATTGGATGTTAATTTTTACATGCCGATGGAATCAAGTGGAATTCAGAGACAACAGTCAGTTTACAGTAGTGCCCCAAGTTCAAATATCCCCATAAATTACCAAAATGCCCAGAAAATTCCTACATTTATATTCTAAGAAAAATTACTATAAGAAAAAACACCTTATTTCTAAATCAATTTGTTTTCCACCCAAGAACTTCTCCAGataatttctgtaaaaaatacactcACAGAGCTGTATCACGTGATGACTCAGGAAGGAAGTTCTAGAGACACCAGTGAAGGAATGAGAACTGTGCCCCAACTTACTAATCCATGACCCAGCCTGGCTTCCCTGTATCAGGGTACCCTCCACAAAGGGGCAGCACCCCGTCCCAGGATCTGCCGCAGGCGGAAGATAAACACGCGCTACCGCCCAGCCTACCTTGAACCCAGTCGGGCACCAGTCCACAAACTGGATGGTGCGCTTGGTCTTGATGGTGGCGATGGCCGCATTGACATCTTTGGGGACCACGTCCCCCCTGTACAGCATGCAGCAGGCCATGTACTTGCCGTGGCGAGGGTCACACTTGACCATCTGGTTGGCCGGCTCGAAGCAGGCGTTGGTGATCTCGGCCACGGACAGCTGCTCATGGTAGGCCTTCTCGGCCGAGATGACTGGGGCGTACGTGGCCAGGGGGAAGTGGATGCGGGGGTAGGGCACCAGGTTGGTCTGGAACTCCGTCAGGTCCACGTTGAGGGCGCCGTCAAAGCGCAGGGAGGCCGTGATGGAGGACACGATCTGCCCGATCAGACGGTTAAGGTTGGTGTACGTGGGCCGCTCGATGTCCAGGTTGCGCCGGCAGATGTCATAGATGGCCTCGTTGTCCACCATGAAGGCACAGTCCGAGTGCTCCAGGGTCGTGTGCGTGGTCAGGATGGAGTTGTAGGGCTCCACCACAGCTGTAGACACCTGGGGGGCCGGGTAGATGGCGAACTCCAGCTTGGACTTCTTGCCGTAGTCCACCGAGAGCCGCTCCATGAGCAGAGACGCAAAGCCCGAGCCGGTGCCGCCCCCGAAGCTGTGGAAGATGAGGAAGCCCTGCAGGCCCGTGCACAGGTCCGCCTGCGGGAGAGCAGAGGCCGTGAGGCCACGCCCGCATGAGCCGTGCCACCACCCCCACGGGCCCCCACAGGCCCCGGTCACGGCACACTCTTCCTCTGCAG from Pseudorca crassidens isolate mPseCra1 chromosome 12, mPseCra1.hap1, whole genome shotgun sequence includes the following:
- the LOC137203560 gene encoding tubulin alpha-3 chain-like, producing MPSDKTIGGGDDSFNTFFSETGAGKHVPRAVFVDLEPTVVDEVRTGTYRQLFHPEQLITGKEDAANNYARGHYTIGKEIVDLVLDRIRKLADLCTGLQGFLIFHSFGGGTGSGFASLLMERLSVDYGKKSKLEFAIYPAPQVSTAVVEPYNSILTTHTTLEHSDCAFMVDNEAIYDICRRNLDIERPTYTNLNRLIGQIVSSITASLRFDGALNVDLTEFQTNLVPYPRIHFPLATYAPVISAEKAYHEQLSVAEITNACFEPANQMVKCDPRHGKYMACCMLYRGDVVPKDVNAAIATIKTKRTIQFVDWCPTGFKVGINYQPPTVVPGGDLAKVQRAVCMLSNTTAIAEAWARLDHKFDLMYAKRAFVHWYVGEGMEEGEFSEAREDLAALEKDYEEVGVDSVEAEAEEGEEY